CAGGGTATCGCCATGTTGTTTCTCCAGTGAAAGGTTTAGGTGGGGGACGAAAccaatttggtttggttctgttttGGGCAATTTGACGGGCCAAACCAGTTTTTCAAGATTGAGAAAAGtgaaaccgaaaccgaaccaaTTCTTTAAGTGGTATGGGCTAGTTCGGGTTGCCAGTTTCCAGCCCGGAATCTGAATAGAGCTTAGGCATCTAGGCCAAGACTAGGCCTTTTGGTGTTGGGCCAGAAGCCCACAGGCTGTGGTAGAAAATATAAGTCCTCAATCGGAAATCAATCGAAAAAGTATCACAAACCATCATAATCCGTCACCGGTAGAACTACAACCACGACCACAAATGATGGATCTTCGATGACCATGAGATGCTAACCAAAGCCACAACCATGAACATCGTCCCACCGGCGTCCACTCGTTGGCGACGATGGAGGAGGAGCGACGGAGGAAGGATCGCCGATGAAGGGAAGccgagagaaaataaaagaggagTTAACTCAAAAAAACTCGCAGATTCGAGATCAAGAGAGAGAACTCTAACTGAAAATGAGGagttattgaaattgaaaaatcatCATTGCggagaaagaaaaacataactATCAAAGGTGAAGCCCTCCCCTTCCGCCGCCGCATAAGGGTGATGAAAACCCAAGGTGAGGGAGGGGAAATTGATTTGTTTAGAGCACCAAAGAATTCAGCTCAATTAAATATTGAAAAGTACTcaatcaaaaaaattccaatttttcTCTATCCAATTCTAAACCCCAGAATtagactttttaatccaaaatacTTATCGATACTCGATTGAATCGAAACCCTGAAAATACCTCACCAAATGTGGATAAAGTTACCCTCACCCGAGTGAATAAAATTGATCTCCTTGTACAGCCGATGTGATCAGATTTTGCTTGAGAATGGGACAAAGTTGAATTCCTCCAAGCTGTCCGGTGGCCCAGATTTGCGCAAATCTGTGCACCATGGTACCAATATACTATTCAACTAGTAGCTAGGCACATGTCAGAAGAACCATCagacaaaagaaaaattgtATCTTTGTTATTCTTGTTGAAACAACTTTTCATTTGCATGGCCCATGCCTTCTGGATTTGATAAAGACTATAGGGGAATTACaaggataaataaataaataaataaataaaaagccAGTGGAAACGTTTAAGTCAATCCGGACCGGTAAGGCTGACTTCGGACAAACTTGTTTTACGATTTTTTCGCAAgatctttttggttgttttctctcTATTGTTACAACATTGGAATatggttttaaaaaatatatatacatgtagcATCAGCATGGATGCACAGCCAGCTAGCTACTAACAGGAAAGATAGTAATGGGCTGTCACTGTTCACACCCAAGACTTTATGCCAACAGAGCTATACAtttcacctttcattttcaatacagaaagtctacagttcccgatcgggaaatcccgatcggaatcccgacgccccgccgggcactctccggccatcggacggccgatccgagccgtccaaaaattctaaaaaaaaaaaccgagtgggcctttgagagaataaacggcatccgacgtgtgtaagtggccgatccaagcactccatttttggctgatccaaacacttcatttttggctgatccaaacacaaaaatggagtgcttggatcggccacttacgcATGTTGGATGCAGTTTATTCTCGCAatgggcccactcggttttttttttagaatttttggacggctcggatcggccgtccggtggccggagagttcccggcggggcgtcgggattccgatcggccCCGATCGGGAAGTGTAGACTTGCTGTTTTCAATATGGTTGGACatcttttgttttgtaaataGGCTAATCCAGTATATAACTTGGTGTCCGAGTAAATTTACGATCGCCTGAAATAATTTGAAGCCATGAAGTGATCGTTCAGATCAACCTCTAGTGGCCTCCAGAGTTTGTTGACAGTGATAGAAGTCCAACTTGTAAACTCAGAGAATAACTCCTTAGTTGCTGCCAAACTATCTGCAATGTAATGAACTCTGAATATGCTAAGTTACACTATAGTGCCTAGCGGTTACCTCCTCGTAGTCCCACAAGGGAGGCCAGGGTTTGAGCCTCAACAGAGGCGTTTGGAGTTTAGGGCTATGGACAACTTCTAACCCTTGTgaactaactaactaactccCCTACTAACCTTCACTATTGTATAcattattggaaaaaaaatactctgtATACGCTAAGTTAGCCACAAGTTGCCTGAGCATCACTCCACTTGGACCACTTCCAagtcttttcttcaattttgcattttttatttttttggattggtAGCTCTACATCAATTACACAGGCAACACAGAAAATGAGAAGGCAAATGAGAAAACCCAGAAGAGTAAAAAGACTTCCAAGAATTTGCCCATGTCATTCCAAAATCTCAATCctcaaaagcaaaagcaaagaataaatcttctttttttttttgatcaacgtCAAGTAATATATTCATCAAAGATTTCATCACAATATAcaggaatgaaccaaaactatcaaATCAAAGACACGAGTAACTGCTTAAAGCACACAGGCTACAGACTCAAGGACACCCTGCCGAAGCAAACCTACACTAAGTGCCGGTATGAGAATCCCGTCAATGACTCAGTAGAAGAGGATCCAAAAGGATCCCGAGCTCAAACCCGAGTTATGCGCAAGATGAAATCGACAACCAGGAGCAGAAACCCAAACTGGCCACCGGCCAGCTCTTGAAAGGAAAAGGCACCAACGGAACGCTGGGGCTTCTTCGCAATCAGTCGCAAGGATGCCACTCCGAGGCAAACCTCCGCTGCACGGCAGATTCCGGTGCGTGGGAGGCACAACGGACCACACAGCCGCGGCAGCCACAGGATCTACATCcaagaaccaaacaaacaacCAACACTGGAAAACTTATTTGCCCTCCACCGCAACCCACCGGATCTGGGGGATACCCTAGACCGGGACACAACCGGATCTAGGCGAAACCTAGACCGGAGCAAAACCAGATTGGAAACCAGTCGGTAAAAGCAAACAGAAAAACGGAAAGGAAAACCCCCACCTCAACCTCACAAGTTATTAAGCCCACTCCCACCGCCGGCCGAAGGAAACCCAGAACAGAGAGGACAAGGAGGCGCCGAGCAAAGACCGATCAACCAACCAACGATTGGTAATCCGTCGCCGACAACCAAGCGCTTGCACCGCCAGCCGGAGCTTCAGACAACGAACagtgagggggggggggggggggggggtgaggAGGAGAGGAAGAGGGAAAGAGGGGGGAGGCACTGCCCCTCCCCCAGCCGAAACCTAGATCTGGatgttttagagagagagagagtctcgaGTCCGTTTGAGCAAAAGAATAAATCTGAGAGAAGAAAACCTAACCCCAACAAGTCAAATTGCTCACAAAAGACAACAATAACAGCATACTATACCATTTCCCATTTCTATAGTTGTGTACAAATCCCaaacctccaaaaaaaaaaaaaccccctcaAAACTGGGTACATAAGACATCAAATAAATCACAAATATATTTACACATGTAAGAGGTATCTGAAAGTAAATTCATATGGCATAACGCGAACAATCTGCGAAAGAGGCTCATCTTTTCCTCTCTCAAGACACTTCATTGCTTCTTTTCCGAGTTCACTCGGTAGCTGAAGGCATATCCAATCAAGCAATGAGTCCAAGTCCTTTGCAAAATCAAGTAGATACCAATCCAAGAGTTTTGGGATCCCTAACAACTTCCTTCTTGTTGAAATGCCAACCGTTGCCTCTAAATACTCCCTTTTCGCAACTTCCAATTCGTTTTCTACCTGAGATGCTGTGTACACTCTCACCTTCATTCAGCAAAGTTCATGAGTCAATAACAACATACATGATCTTACAAATGTTACTTGTTACTTGGTTCGGAAACATGTTTGGCGATTGGCGACCACGTGTGCCTCAAAGAGTTACAAAGTTCCTTTCTGGCGAAAAACTTggacagtttttttttcccaaaggaAAGCAGCACATATTTTGGGAATGTCCACAGAATTAACGACATTCGAAAATGATATTACTATTCTAAACACCGAAAGTGGTGATTCCCATAAATGAATAAgtggaatttattttttggttagtgATTAAATTTAAACAATATCTCAGAATTACTTTCATTCAGAGAAATTTCACCAATCAATAATCGAATGAACATAGACTTACAAGCACTTAAGTGTTGATGTCTGCAGTTCTAGTTATGTACTGGAATTTAAattaagcccaaaaaaaaaaaaaaatgatgaaatgagcaaataatttttttgagaatatcGACAGGATTAGAATAATCACTCAGAACTGTGTTGGGGAATAAGGTAGACAAATATTGAATCCTATCTACCATGTGAATCAACTTACAGCGGGGGAGGACCAGCTTCCACAAGAGAGTGCAAATGTTACCAATGGTTCAGATAGCTCCAGTGCAAAGGCACCACATGTCGTCATCTCATCGTTTCTGGCAACTTTTCCCAAGGACTGGTGGCCAATCATCAATAAGGGTGTAAGGCCAGCAAATTTCCAATTGAAGTTGAAAAAGAAGTTTGCAAATTGAAAGGGACTTTACTTACATATTTGGAGTGGTAAGGCAGTCTCAGGATGAAATGCTCGATGGTGATTGCATTTAGCAAGTGCCCCCCAACATTTATTGTTGCCTGATGATAAGAGGTAGATATCTTCTGTCAATAAATTTTATCTATATACCGTAATGTACAAATGAACTAACAGAATCCTGAAGGACAATGAAAGCTATGTTTGGCACTTGGACTTGCAGAGGGGATTGGATGacggaaaagagagaaaaagagcaaTGAACAGCTATACGAATGGCTTTAATTTTCATTTCCCTTAACACATCTCTCTTAAAATTGCTTGTTAAAGGGATATGGGTGAAAGGATTGATCACGTATAAGTTACCTTCTGCATCAATTCAACAACCATGTCAGGACTGTCTGGTATTCCATTCTCGAGAAATGCCTGAACCATTGAAGTAAAGTAAattgtaatttctttttaacaaaaGGAAGGCTTGAATGAaactattcaaaaaatatggACAAGTTAAGTGACATATTTCATATTTGAAAACCGGGATCGTAAATATATACGCAGTACAGAAAATTGGTCAAACAATTAGTTTATGGCATTGTATGTCCACAGAAAGGTCTATCACATACATTCATCATGCATGAATTGTACATGTTAATCCAGAAAGCAAGCTTCTCCTGATGACTGAGACCCTTTAAGTTGATGGAGGCAAGTTTCTCCAAGAGAAGTCTGCGAATTCAACAGATAACACAGTTACAACTCCAAGCAAATCTACGAAGAAAAAGCGTGAAGCCAACGAAAAATTGTTATACCAATGTAATTCCAAACCCCAGGACTTACTTCAGTCTATGTACAAGAAACACAGAATTTGTTCTCCGGTTTGGATTAATCGATGTAGCTTCAACTGCAAATAAATGCTTATATGGACCAACATCTCTCTTGCCAAATTCTGAACAGATACCATAGGGGTCCTTAAACACTCTCGCATCAAAGCTTTCACATGAAGTCAATGTGTCTGTTGTGGCTCTAGTCTTTGACGAGCTCATTCTTAAGAAGATGCTTGATAAGCACTTCAAAATTGTTTCAGAAATTCTGTTTGGACATTCCTCTCCATATAAACTTTCATTGCAAATAACTGGAGTCGTTGCTTGTGCATTTTCATGGTTCTTATCTTTGCATTCTAGCTGGACATAGAGGAAGCCTTAGTTTATTGCACAAAATGTAGACTTAACTCCCTACTTTATGAAACTTGGTATATTAGAATTATACCTCTAACTTTTTGGGATCGAAGTGCATCTCTGGTTGTCTATACTCGGTGGAATGTCTCTTTACTGGAGTGTGGACTGTCTGTACTCTCAAACTTGGTGATCGTTTGTGCTTTGTAGGATTCGTACACGGCTGATTCTCTTTCCCTCGTCCATCATCTGAaaataaagtagaacatattCAATTTTGTCCCATTTTCCTTCCTAACAAGCAGTGCAATCAAAACTTTTTGCAATGAAGATGGATGACAAAAGAAGTCAGTTCGCTAATTGAAAGTGTTACCAGGAAGAGAAGGTAAATGCCTCAACATAGGTGTTACTGAACTGCTTTCGGTTTGAACTGAAATTTTGGATTGCTTCTGTTTTGAGTTCTTAACTGGGTATGGCTCATGTAAATCAGCTGAACTTTCCATATTCCGCTTTGAAGAAGAAATGTAGACAGCTTCCTGATAAAGGCCTTGTCTGAAATGCACAACTTGTTCTTCAAGCCTTGAAACCTCCTCTTCCAAAACAGCGACTTCCGCAAGAAGCTCCAGTgtctaaaaaatcaaaatgcagGATTACTCAGCAATTTATACCAGTGTACAAAATATATAGTCCAAATTCATTGGAGTGGGAGACGGAACCGTAGCATCACCAATAATAATTCTACACACCCTTAATTATCCAGAAACAAATGGTATACAGAGATAGGTGTAATGTGGAGCATACCCAATATTGAATCCGGTTGGTACACTTCAGTCTCTAGACCAGTTTATGTTTATGTGGTTTAAATCCAGGTATGTGGAACAAATCTTTGGTGGGGTTGTCTCAAATTTCAATAAGATTACATTAATGACATTGCCCTCGATCAAAATCCTGCAACCATAAATCTCATGACAATATCCAATGTTCAAAAAGTAGCTAGGCACTAGTAGGGCGGttggccaccttcgagcgagcGATTATTCGGATTAATCGGAGCATATTAATTAgaaatcggcgattaatcgttagtcggacctaatcggaaTAGGCCATGTCaattaattctttgttttagaacactgacaATATCCCTTTTACGCCATACGCGCAGAAAAACACTATCAAACGCCATGAATGTTAACAAAGAGGGAGAAGTACGAACACAAGGAGGGAGATAAGGGGGAAGACGAGGTAGAGCGCCCAAAGGTCTTGTGAAAGCCCTCTCCAATGCTTTATGAACATTCTCTTCGTGTCTAAGCTTCTTCTTTAGCTTATCAACCTGAAAGTATGTGAAGCctatcatcaaaaaaaaaacccctgaaaGTATGTGAAAATCAGTTCAGAATTAATCAGTATGAGCGAGTTTTGTTATCGAAATTAATGAACAAATGACTTATGTCATTAGAGTGGATACATCTTGTTGTAAcgccatttttctctctctaattgaGCCCCTTCGACTTGTGCTCGCTTTCGCAGCATCCATTGGTTTGCTCCCCTGTATTCCCAACTTCTCCTTCAAGCAATCAGACAAAGAATAAtcattcagagagagagagagagagagagagagagagagagagagaagacaagaaaataaaatctgcAACCCATTGTGGGCAGGAATTAAAGGagattactttttttaaaagcatCAGTGGGATAGATCAGAAACGCACGTagttgagggaaaaaaaagaaaaggaaaaaggaaatatATTCCCATCCTCAAggcaatcaaaaaaaattcctataaaaaaaagagaagaaaatattccagttttccccaaaaaaaaaaaaactgggctGGGAAATTTAAATGTATACTACTAAAATCGTCGAAAACCCATAAGGAATTTTCGACAAATTAGGCCTAAATTCTAAAATTTTGTTGGAGAATTCAGCTTTGCGTTTGGGGCCACAGTATCCTGTAACTAGAACATAACAGCTTCTATAGTCGAAAccggttttcttttcttcttctttatttttgagAAATGGGAATTTCATTGCGAAAGCTGAAACCAGCTGGAAAATAATAGTCATAATACAGACTACAGACTACAGAGTATAGGAGGAACATCCGACGGGGAGGAGAAAGGAATCTCTAAACTTTAAAAAGTACAACCAGTTTTCTCTgtatcgttccaattttatcggatgcCCCGAAGGGACAGTTGAGCACCAATCCTCATTCTGCAGAACGGCGATGGTACTGTGTGGGCACCGTTCTATGCACCATCCGAGCTTCTTCGACAATCCAACGGTCTAAATCTCAACTCCACCGTGTAacatctgagtcgttcattagaaacgaaaaacacaaaaaacataCATCTATACCAAGAACCCAATTCAGAATTGGATTATAAAGGAATTAAATTATGCTTACTTTTTCGAGCTTCCGAGCTTTCATGGATTGCGAAGTCGTCCGGACTCTGGTATTCATCTCCTTTTTCTAGTTTCTGGAGAAATTTTTGCCAACTgcaatcaaaaaaagaaaaaccccaGATCAATAAATATAGAAGATAAACATGTCCGCATCTTCACAGACGTGTCTATTTCAccgagctctctctctctgagataGTGCCCACATCGTTAGCCTTCCGTACTTACAGCCAGAATTGAAAATACCACTTTCAAGAATTACAAATGCGCTTTGAATTTGACATTAATGATTTGAGTATGTAGACCTCCAGTGGAATTTCACTCCATCACGAATGCAAGCTCCTAAAAaagatccaacaaaaaaaaaaaagaaacagtaaAACTTTGATCAGTCCAATCTGGGTATTTGTTTGATCCTTGTGAAGTAAATCGAAATGGGCTCTCTAGCAAAATCAATGATTGGACACTGGAGGAAAGCTTAccagaacttcaagaaaacacagagagagagagagagagagagagagagagagagagaactgtattttttcttcttctggttcATGCGGAGACATTTTATTTAAGAGGAAAAGGAGAGGGAAGGGAGTGGAGGGAGTGACTGTTAAAGGTAAATTCGGTTTGGCTTTGCTGCTGAAAAGCTGGATGCGCATTGGGCGCACTATAGCGCCGTACTCAACTAGACGCACGCACAGCCTCGCTGCGCTATCGTTGATTAAACGTGCGCTTGTTCCCTAGGAGTATTTATTTAAGTAACTTATTTTCACTTTTCCAATTAGTACTAATCCCTAACAGGAAAAAACTTTTAATGCAACTGTTGCTTGTAACGTCTTCTCACGTGGAAAAGACctcatatttttttatcggaATTTCTTAGGCCCTATCATAAATTATCATTTAAACTTATTTTCACATCTTTGATTCCAatgttaaacattttttttatcgaattTTCAAATATTCATCTATTTATGGAAATTTTGTGAAACACATGAAAAAATGATTTATCAAGGTTAACTAAAAGTAAAAAGATGATTATTGATTTATCAAACCTGGCACTAATTACCAATCGCGGTTTCAAACTACGTAGAGAAATTACGCTAGTAAAAATGCAATGATAGGTGTTTATAGACACCGATCGATGTAACTTTAGATAGTAATTGTAATTTGTGTCAGTCTATTACACATCTAGGGTTTCCTATTATGTAGCCATAAAATAGTCGTATTGGATGTGTAGATTGGCTTACCTCTTGCAAGTAATAAGCTATCTCCACATTATCCTTCCAGGTGTAATATAATTTGCTTTTAAAGAGATTTGCATTTAAACCTAATACTCCGTAATATCCCGGGGGAAAGGGATAAACATGGAGGTGGGGGAGGGAAAGGAAATAATCAATAATGAAGGGTCATATGAAAGATTACGGCTGGATGAGACCAAGCCACGCCACATTGACTCAATTAATTCCAATGATTTCTTTCATGGattttgatattcgcgctcttCTTTTTATTGATGGCGCTCCACGTTACTAGTACTTAATGAACAAAGCTAAAGACAAAACCCC
The sequence above is drawn from the Rhododendron vialii isolate Sample 1 chromosome 6a, ASM3025357v1 genome and encodes:
- the LOC131331167 gene encoding uncharacterized protein LOC131331167, coding for MNTRVRTTSQSMKARKLEKEKLGIQGSKPMDAAKASTSRRGSIRERKMALQQDVDKLKKKLRHEENVHKALERAFTRPLGALPRLPPYLPPCTLELLAEVAVLEEEVSRLEEQVVHFRQGLYQEAVYISSSKRNMESSADLHEPYPVKNSKQKQSKISVQTESSSVTPMLRHLPSLPDDGRGKENQPCTNPTKHKRSPSLRVQTVHTPVKRHSTEYRQPEMHFDPKKLELECKDKNHENAQATTPVICNESLYGEECPNRISETILKCLSSIFLRMSSSKTRATTDTLTSCESFDARVFKDPYGICSEFGKRDVGPYKHLFAVEATSINPNRRTNSVFLVHRLKLLLEKLASINLKGLSHQEKLAFWINMYNSCMMNAFLENGIPDSPDMVVELMQKATINVGGHLLNAITIEHFILRLPYHSKYSLGKVARNDEMTTCGAFALELSEPLVTFALSCGSWSSPAVRVYTASQVENELEVAKREYLEATVGISTRRKLLGIPKLLDWYLLDFAKDLDSLLDWICLQLPSELGKEAMKCLERGKDEPLSQIVRVMPYEFTFRYLLHV